A DNA window from Aspergillus nidulans FGSC A4 chromosome I contains the following coding sequences:
- a CDS encoding uncharacterized protein (transcript_id=CADANIAT00006843) has translation MAEMLGGFQNIPTPALINVYDQWAKGGWGAVLTGNVQVDVNHLGSPFDPALSGEYIDAETNKDLFEQYRKYAEVSQAHGTPAIVQLSHPGRQSPRGAGRKGLLGSTMAPSAIPLDMGAGFVQRWLSWLVFPPPREMTQGDIETVTRQFVDAARLMADAGFSGIELHGAHGYLIDAYGGSAANRARFVLDIIAQTRAVVPSTFCIGIKFNSADHNSSSFEDTMTQIGLLVDAGIDFIEISGGSYEDPKQAEKSARTVAREAFFLEFAAAVRERYPTLILMLTGGFRSRAGADYALSQNACDLVGIGRPAAIDPHFPKLLLDESVQESEAQLHLNRIPVPFWAKWIPLAAIGAGAESIQRIAKGMKTIVPL, from the exons ATGGCAGAGATGCTAGGTGGATTTCAGAACATTCCTACTCCTGCTCTGATCAATGTCTACGATCAGTGGGCCAAAGGCGGTTGGGGTGCCGTCCTAACAG GGAACGTCCAAGTCGATGTAAACCACCTCGGGTCACCCTTCGATCCCGCCCTATCAGGGGAATACATTGACGCCGAAACCAACAAAGACTTGTTCGAGCAGTACCGCAAGTATGCCGAAGTCTCGCAGGCCCATGGCACTCCCGCTATTGTACAGCTTTCCCACCCCGGTCGTCAATCCCCGCGCGGCGCAGGGCGCAAGGGGCTTTTGGGGTCCACGATGGCGCCTAGTGCTATTCCATTGGATATGGGTGCTGGTTTTGTGCAGCGCTGGCTAAGCTGGCTTGTGTTCCCCCCGCCGAGAGAGATGACGCAGGGGGATATCGAAACCGTCACCAGGCAGTTTGTCGATGCGGCGAGGCTGATGGCTGATGCCGGGTTTTCGGGGATCGAGTTGCATGGGGCGCATGGTTATCTGATCG ATGCCTACGGCGGCAGCGCCGCAAACAGGGCCAGATTCGTTCTCGACATCATTGCGCAAACCCGCGCCGTCGTCCCGTCCACCTTCTGCATTGGCATCAAATTCAACTCAGCCGACCacaactcctccagctttgaAGACACCATGACCCAAATCGGCCTCCTAGTCGATGCAGGCATTGACTTCATCGAGATCAGTGGCGGAAGCTATGAAGATCCCAAG CAAGCAGAAAAATCCGCCCGGACCGTCGCCAGAGAAGCCTTCTTCCTTGaattcgccgccgccgtgcGCGAGCGCTACCCAACCCTTATTCTAATGCTAACCGGGGGGTTCCGCTCTCGTGCCGGCGCAGACTACGCCCTTTCCCAGAACGCGTGCGACCTTGTCGGCATTGGGCGTCCTGCGGCAATTGACCCGCATTTTCCAAAGTTGCTGCTCGATGAGAGCGTGCAGGAAAGTGAGGCGCAGTTGCATTTGAATAGGATCCCTGTGCCGTTCTGGGCGAAGTGGATTCCGCTTGCTGCTATAGGGGCTGGAGCGGAGAGC ATTCAACGGATTGCCAAAGGAATGAAGACTATTGTACCGTTATAG